DNA from Elaeis guineensis isolate ETL-2024a chromosome 2, EG11, whole genome shotgun sequence:
TCTCAAGAGATAATAACTTGCTTTCCAAAATATCACTAATCCAATGATAACAAATATCAATATGTTTGGAACCAAAGTGAAAAGTTGGATTCTTACTGAGGTGAACGCCACTCTAACTATCACTGTAAACTATGAATTCTTTCTACTTCAGTCCCAGTTTTTATAAGAATTTTCTCATCCAGAGTACTTCTTTACAGGCTTCAGTCACAATAATATATTCTGCTTCTATAGTCGACAAAGCAATACATTTCTACAATCTGAATTGTCATGACACAGCTCCCCCTACAAAAGTAATTAAGTATCCTGAAGTGGACTTTCTGAAGTCAACATCTCCAGCCCAATTTGCATCACTATAACCACATAACACTGGTTTATTAGTTCCAAAACATAAACAAATACCGGATGTTCCTTTAAGAtacctgaatatccacttcattaCTTTCCAATGTTGTTTACCTGGATTAGAAAGGAATCTACTGACCACACCAACTGCATGAGTAATATCTGGTCTAGTGCAAACCATAGCATACATTAAACTGCCAACTGCAGATGCATAAGGCacctttttcatctttttcttctcttttctgctAGTAGGATATTACTGAGAGCTTAACTTAAAGTGACCTGCGAGTGGGGAGTTCACTGATTTTGCCTTGCTTATGTTAAACCTGTCAAGAATCTTCTCGATATATTTCTCCTGAGAGAGCcataactttttttattttttgtcacaaaaaattcTCATACCAAGAATATGCCTGGCTGGTTTTGAGTCTTTCATTGCAAAAGACTTACTCATCTCTCTTttcagcttatcaattttctttcTGTAATGACCTACAATCaacatgtcatcaacataaagcaGAAGTATGATaaaatcatcatcatcaaatcTCTTAACAAAAATACAATGATCATAAGATATTCTCATATATCCATGATTTGTCATAAATGATTCAAATTTTCTGTACCACTGTCGAGGTGCCTATTTTAGACCATACAAGCTCTTCTTCAACCTGCATACAAGATGCTCCCTGTCTTTGATCTTGAATCCTTCTGGTTGCTTCATGTATACCTCTTCCTCCAAATTTTCATGAAGAAAGGCTGTCTTCATATCAAGCTGTTCAATCTCTAGATTCAAGGTAGCAGCTAATCCAAGCACAACTCTGATAGATGACATCTTCATTACAGGTGAGAAGATCTCCTCAAAATCAACACTCTGCTTCTGACCAAAATCCTTCACAACTAATCTGGCCTTATACCTTAGTTGTGAGCTGTTCTCTTCATTCTTTAGTTTGAACACCTTTTTGTTCTTAAGTACTTTCTTACCCTTAGGTAGTTCCATCAGCTCAAGAGTGTGATTGTCATACAAATTTTGCATCTCCTCTTGCATGGCTTTCATCCACTCTTCACTTTGCTGACTTAAAGTAGCTTCCTAGTAGCTCTCTGATTCTCCCCCATCAGATAACAATACATACTCATGAGTAGAATATCTAGTAAAAGCCTATCTCTCCCTACTAGATCTCCTCAAAGGTACTGACTCTGTAGGTTCCTGCTCACCAGACTGCTCAGGGACTACTTCATCAGCTTTAAGAGACTCATCATGTGTAGGCGTAATATCAACAAGAATCTCAGCATCCACTGGCTCATGGTGATCTTCCTGTATCTCCCTTCTGTTAACTGCGGGTGAAGAGACTATACCTGTGTCACTGAGATCATCTCTGAATGACTGTCTTTTCTTAGTTTGTTCAATATCCTCAATAGTTTGATCTTCCATGAACATAACATCTTTGCTTCTGATCACCTTCTTATCAACTAGATCCCACAGTCTGTAGCCAAATTCTTCGTGTTCATAATCTAAGAAAATACATTGTCTTGCCTTGCTATCAAGTTGGATCTTTCATCTTTAGGAACATGAACAAATGTCTGGCAGCCAAACACTCTCAAGTGTCTGTAGGAAATATCTTTCTCCGTCCATACTCTATTTGGTATGTCACCATCCAATGGAGCTGAAGGAGAAAGATTAATTAAATCAACTGCAGTTCTCATTGTCTCACCCCAAAATGAGTTAGGCAGCTTAGCGTGTAAAAGCATACATCGTATTCTTTTCTCAATTATTCTGTTCATCCTTTCTGCCATCCCATTATACTGAGGTATCTTTGGAATAGTTTTCTCAAGCTTAATACCAAAATCTTTGTAATACTTCTCAAAAGGACCTTTGTATTTGTCACCATTATCGGCATGAATACACTTCAGCtgttttctaatctctctttctATACTTGTATGAAAATGCTTAAATACATATATCACCTGATCTTTAGATCTCAAAAGATATGCCCAAATCTTTCTAGAGTGGTCATCAATAAAGATAACAAAATAAGTAGCACCACCAAGACTTTTAGCATTCATAGAACAGACATCGGTGTGAACCAAATCAAGAATACTCTGACATCTATGAGGATATAATCTATGAAATACATGCCTATGTTGTTTACCAACCAAACAATGAGTACATGGTGTTAGATCAGTACCTTTCAAATCTGACAGAAGTTTTTTCTTTGCAAGAAGTTCTAGGCCTTTCTTACTCATGTGACCAAGCCTCTTGTACCATAGCTCAATGGAGGAGTCTTCAAGAGTATTtacttctcctctacatatcttggTTTCTGTCCTGTAGAGAGTGTCCAACTTCTTGCCTCTGACTTTTATCAGTGAACCTCTAATGAGTTTCCATCTTCCTTCACTAAAGGTACTACAGTAACCTTCTTCATCAAGGCAACCTATGAAAATCAAGTTGAGGCGAATGTCTGGTACATGTCAATATTCTTCAGCAGTAGCTTGCTTCTTATGTTGGTCTCTAGCAATACATCTCCAATGCCTATAATCTTAGAAACACCATTGTTTTCCATTCTCACTTGGCCATAGTCACCTTTCACATAGGATGTGAAAAAATTATGTCATGATGTGACATGATATGAAGCAGCTGAATCAACTATCCAAGTAGAGTTCTgacagatgaggttgacatatccATCATCACAGACAATGAATACATCACTATCTGAAGCTGCTGTTGCTGTACCCTTCTCTTTGTCATCTTTctcttcacctttttcttttgaattctCTCTTTTGAGTTTTCTGCATTCATTCTTGTAATGTCCTATCTTGCCACAATGGTAGCACTTGATGTTCTTCTTTTCTTGTGATCTCTCTCTATTCTTGTTATGATGCTAAGAAGCTTTGCTGTTACTCCTCCCTCACCTCTCTATAATTAGTGCTTCAGATTGGCTAGAGATTTCTTACTCTCTACGTCTTGTTTCTTCATTATACATGCTGTTCTTTATCATATTCAATGTCAAAATACCTTTAGGGGCAGAATTGTTAAGTAATACAACAAGTGTCTCCTAGCTGTCAGGTAAAGAACTTAGTAGAAGTAATGTCTGTACTTCATCATCAAAGGTTATTTTAACACTAGCCAATTGGTTCATCAAGTCAAGAAACTCACTGAGATATTCAGTCACTTAACGGCTTTTCTTGTACTTCAAGTTAACTAGCTTctcatcaaaaatatcttatttttgggCTCTTTCTCTCATACAACTCCTCTAGTTTTGTCCAGAGCAAGTTAGCATTGATCTATATGGCAAAATGATGGAATATACTGTTGTCAATCCACACCTGATCAATCCAACAGCTTTCCTATGCATAACTTGCCACTCTCTCTCTGACTTGCCTTCTGGTTTCACGCTGTCTCCTTCGATGGGCTCATGCAGATCTTTGCAGTATAAATAATCCTCCATCCTTGGGTTCCAAATTGAATAGTTTGACTGCATTAATTTCAACATGGTGCCTGTGCCATTGTCCTCCATCTAATCACACAACATTAATGTAGCcgatctggctctgatatcaatttgtTAAGAAAAATATGAGCAACCAATAATAACCAGCACCAATAATAAAGATAAATCAAACTGCACAAAAGAACACCAGAAATTTTATgtgaaaaattcagaaatgaaaAAAATCATGGACCAAGTCCGAAAGAAAAACTTCCACTATAATCAGTGAGATACATAGTTCTTCTGGAAACTCCAGAGATCACATAGACCACAAATCATCAAATCCACAATAAACAATAATTTCAAAAATCTCACAAtcgaaaatcaaataaaaatctagaTTAGAAAGTACCCAATAACAATCAAACCATTAGATGTGGAGAACTATATGCAGGGAACacgtctccaaatttttagatcaatcagagTTGAATCATCGTTCCGATTGAAGTCAAAAGATCACAGCCAAAGGACTTTTTTTTTCTCGGGCGGCGGTGATCGGGTTGCGTGCACGTGTATCAGAGAtcgagagagagaatgagagagcAAAAGAGAGGGCACTTTCTCAAACCCTGATGTGGCCCATTAAATATTGGGCTCCACATGGGCAGAACCCAATAATATAGAAGGGAGCAGGTGAATATTACCTCCTAAATTTGGTAACGATAGTAGAGAATCAATGTCCATGTTCAATAGGAATGTAGGTAGTGGATTATGGGTATTGATTGCATGATATTAACTTAAATACTCATATTTTAAGAAAAGCATCTGAGACTTTAGGgggttatttttttttctataatgatCCGTTGGTTATAGGACCTCATTTTTTATCATCACTAAGACTCCAATCCTGAGGTTGATAAGCATCCAAGAGGTCGGATAAAAGCCGATATCATAAAATCGTTTTATCTCGATTTTCTGGTCTTCTCTTTTCGAAATTCAAAGGAGTTTTACTAAGTCATCGATGAGTACTTAGTCATGCTCTGATGAGAAGAAGATTAGGTTGGATGGTAGATTATTTCATAATAACCTTTTTTTGCTATAATTTAGTATTGTATTAATATTTATTGGATTAATTTGGGTGCACGCACTCTTTCTTTTAATAGCTTAGCGAATAAGATAGCCTGCAGTTATAGTTTAAAAATAGTGGCAATGGTGGTAGCTATATAGGGGAGTGGCAAAAGTTTTCTTAAGAAATATGTTCGGAAATTTCTCATGGGATTGgttgaagagaggagagagagaatgcTAGGTTTTGCCTTATCATTTAAAAAGAATATTGAAAGGTCTTATTTTTAGTCATCATTAAATTTATATTGGCTCATGTTTTACAATTTTTAGTCATATTAATATAAAATCAATTTTTAATCATTATTTGTCCAGACTTATATTCCACATCTGACACGCAGCACTGGACGTCTCGGAGACAAAGGAAAGGATAATAATTTGCGGATCCAATAGTCGGACTGGTTTTTATTAAGAGCGCCCCAAAGAAAGTTCAAACATAATTTCCAACGCGAAACACCGTCCCCTGGAGTTAGCACCAACAGCCGTTTCCGGGAGTTTTCAGGAGTCCCAAATATTTTTCCAAAGCAAGAGAATGTTTCAACTTTCACGCTCTTTTGCGTGATCCCGACTCACGATCGTCCTTGCCTCTATCACGTGCATGGACACGTGCAACCACCTATATAATCCTTTGGCCGATCCATTTACCGTTCCGATTGTCTCCTTCGGTCTTTCTTCCCTTCGTTTGCCCTAGCTTTCGCTCTCCCCTCCTTTTCTCGTGCTGCCATTGTCCCTTCCAAAACCACCCCGGTCCAGCGCTGAGCTTCCTTCTCCCCCAGGATCTCGTCGCTTATGCACTACTGCCCTCTCCGAGGTaatctcttcttcttcccatgAGTGAAAGTGATTTTTTTATCTCCTCTGCGATCTTTGGAGCTTTGTTGGCTGTTGGAAAGAAGGAAGAGAAATTGGAGAAAAGAGTACTTAACTGTGTGTATGTTTGTGTTTCTTCGTCGTTTTTGACTCGGAAATGAGTCGAGATATTTCTATGATGAGGGGAAAACACTTTTTTCCCCTTATACCAACAATTTAAAAAAGCATTTTTATACGAAAGATAGTAATTTCTTTTAATGGGTGGATGAattgtcttctttttcttcttactaCGCTTTGGAATCCACATTGAGAACCTGTTATTCTGTCATCCACCCTTTGTTGTTTCCCAGCGATTGGATTAAACTGGACGAATAAGTGACCAGCTATCTTCTTTGAGTTAGGGAAACTTGGTTTTTTGCTATGATTAGTAAGCTGGATTTCAAATTCTTCATCATTAAACTGAATCTGAACATATAATGCTTCTCGAAATCAAAGTCTTCGAgaattatatttatgattaatatgAAAAAGTCTATTCATTTATCTGATAATTCTATGTCCTCAAATAGATTGGAGATGGTAAGATCAAGTGCACCCACTATATTATCATATTTATTAGGCTTTAAAATCTCAATTGGCTATCATGTGGTTTCTATTGATTATATGCATCCGTTAGTATATCTGTATCTATGTACAGCAGATATGGTAATAACTGATGTCTAGCTTGTATGCGCATCTGTTAGAATTCATATGGATATGGCTAAATTTTTATTTGTATCTTATCTGTTCAGAACATATATGGTTGCCAATTTCATTGCTCATTTAATATTCATGTCTTTATATGTATCTGCTGAACAAATTGGATGGTGGGTATAGCCTAGCTGCTATTGCAGACTAGCTACTATTTGCACATCTAGTATTGCAATATGTGATCCGAAGTTCATAACTTAGTAAAGACACAATGTTCGTATTCTTTGCagttttctcttgatttttcttaCATTTTTAGATTTATCAGGATAATCTGTGAAGCTCTTACATCTTAAGAATGTCGCATATATTCCACTTTAAGAACTCAGAATACATGGGTGTACTTCTTGTTTTTCACTGCAAtacttatatatttatattattttttcatcatttctgcaattttaatatatatactgTCAGTTTCTGACTATTTGAGTGAAATATgctatttattagatgaattgtgCTTTGTGTAGGAATTAATTTATGGATTTGTTATATTCGAATCAATGGAGAATGATAAGgcattctatttatttttatgttactGACAGACCTAGTACTTGAGTTTTTTGTCATCAGGAGGTGCTTGAGAGATGTTAATTGAAGCTATCCGATCTTTCATTCAATTGCTTTCTTTCTGTTCGGCAAAGAAACCGCTGAGTTGTAACATTTGAAACATTATGAGCAGTGCTCCAAAGAAGTTACATGAGGAGGGAGGCCATTCTACTCCTTTAAAACGGCCACTGGAAGACACTAGTATATATTCGAGTCCTGGAAAGCTAGTTCAACCAGTTGGTAATGACTTTTACCTACCCATTGAACGTGGGCAGGATGGACGATTTTCAAAAGTCCCACGCATTGAACCTCGTGATATTGATAAGAGATCACATCTGCTGCATCGGATGCCTTCAGCTTCTAATGGCTCCTTAGACCATCCAGTTACATCTGAGAACAAGTTAGAATTCGAAAATTCAAAGGATGCCAGAGAAGGTAAGATTGAAAACTGGGAAACAAAGGCTGAGGTTAGGGACTTGTACACTGATACTAGGATGGATCTTCAAGATAGCAAGGCTGAGAATGCTTCAACAATAGAGAGTAGGGGGGATGAAAAGGAACTTAAATCTGATAGGGGGTCGCACATTGAGTATAAGGGTGATATCAAATTTAATAAAGACAATTATACTTCAACAAGTTCTCACCTAAATTGGAAAGATAACAAAGAGAACCAAAAGGATAAAAGATATTTTGAGTCCCCTAATGATGGTTTGGACTCATGGCATGTTGCAAGGTCAGAATTACAATGCACAGATGAAGCTGCAAAAGATGTTACAGCACGTGAAGAGCGACATGCCATGGAAACGCATGAGGCTGTTGAAGAAGACAAGACTGATCTGAAAGGTGAAGAAAAATTCAGAGATAAGGATAGGAAAAGGAAGGATGACAAGCATAGAGATTATGGAGAAAGGGATAAGGATAGAAATGATCGTCGAAACAGTTTGCAACATGGTGGTGCTAGTATTGAATGCATAGAAGtgctgagagaagagagagatatgGAGAGctgggagagggagagaaagggcACTCAAAAAGACATGGAACGGAATGACCGGGAGAAGGATATTATGGAGAGaaatgaaaatgcaaatgcaaaggAGGATTTGCACTGTGAGAAGGAGTTTGTGGATGGATCTATCAAAGTTTCTGAGCCAGAAAATACAACAATTGAATCTAAGAGGCTTAAAGTTGACAGTTGGAAATCTTATGATAGGGATTTTAAAGAAAGGCAAAGAGAAAGGGATGCAGATGCAGTTGACAGCCATGAACAGCATGACAGGTGTTATGACAAGGAATCAGATGATGGATGTGCAGAAGGAGAGGGAGCTACAGAGAAGGATAAGGATGTTTTTGGTGGTGTTCAGCAACGTAGGAAGATGTTGCGGTCAATGGGGACTCCTCAAGCACCTCACCTAGAACCTCGGTTTCGGTCTAGAGCACGGGACGAGAGGTATGCTGTCAATTGAATATATGCATACATGTGGTTTTCTTATTATACTATATGATGACATGGCATGTTTGCGAGAGATTGAAGGGTAACTGAAATTTTATTGTTCAGTTTCTGTGAGGTGTAGAAGTTGGTGATAAGCACCAAAGTTTAGTTAGATCATATGCATTTGGTCCACCTCCCTGTGAGGAAGATGCAGAATATGGAACTGGACCTGCTCTTAGTTAGTTCTCTTGGCTCTTATGCTAAGTGCCGCAATAGGAGTGCTTCACTTGGTGCTACTTGGTTGTATTTGAGACCAAGCCTTGGTATAATGGTAAGGTCTAGGGTTGCTCCATTGTGATATGAGTGTCATAGGTTTTTAAACATGAAAACAGCCTTTCTGCATGTAAGGATAAGGCTGCATACATCCAACCCTCTCTAGACCTAGCAGGAGCCTTGTGCACTAAAATGCCTTTTTTGCTGCTTgattgtacttaatatttttcaaaaattgctGCCTTCATGCCTGCCTTATTGCTTCCGTTGTGTTTGAGCATTAAATTCAAGATATAGTCTGTGAGTTAGTGTTATTGCTGTTATGTTGGCACCATCCAttgtttattatatatatatatatatatatatatatatatatatatatatatatatatatatatatatatatatatatatatatatatatatgcatgcatgcatgcatgtataggattctaattttttgagatttcTCCTTATATCTATTGAATTTACTATGCTTGTGCAGCTTTGACCTTCGTGCACCTGCCTAGGCACCTGCACAGCTCCTAGGTGCCTGGCAGCCCATTGGCCACCAGTCAGCTGCCTACAATTTTTTAGCTCTCACCTCAAACTCTTCGGTTGTGCATGTGTCTACATTATTTTTGGGGGAAAGAATCCTGATCTGTATATCTGTGAGAAATTTTCATAGACGTGCAGTTCCTAATATAGTCTTTGGACAACCTTGCTTGTAGATTCATTTGCTACCCTTAATTTGGTTTCTATTTAAAATAGTAGTCGTAGAAAGTATGTTTAAGGAAAACAAAAAAGCACAGACTGCAGAGAAAAGTCTCCCTCCTTAAGGTGATAAGCAGAGCAACAGAATAACTGCAGATGAAAATGTATTGTATATAAAAAGAGGTATCCAATAGTAATGTTGGCACAAAGAAGGTTGAGTGAGTAGGAAGAAGAACTATCGTAGAAAGAAATATGTTAACTATGGTCTGGCTTACTGGGTTATTGAAAAAGAGGCTAGTTTAAAGTATGGCTCTTAAAGAAATAGTTCAAACAAAAGTCAGAGCCATTTGTCCAATTCTTCTTTTCAATATGAACAGCTATGATCTGAACTTGATAGCCAATCTGTGAGTAAAAGGGAAGAAAAAGTGAGTTTTATGATTGATGGATGTGTGGGGGGAAAAAGAGTGGTCTTGGTGGGAAAAACAGAGAAGAAAAAGTCTAACAAAGGAAAACCATGTGGGTGGGGCTAGAAAGATGGCTACTTGTGGGTTATTTAAAGGTGGGAGCAATTAATTAGTTTTATATCTCTACGTAAAGCTGATGAAAATTTCCCAAGATCATTTTTCCTCTTACTGGATAAACAATACTTTCAAAGAATGTGGAAGGCATGTGGTTCATAAAAAGGATGGATATAAATCTTTGGAGTGAGTTGATGGGGGCCTTGTCAATAGCAAAAGCTTTTTAAAAACATGGGTTAGGTTCTTGGAGAATTTTTGAAGCATTCTGGTTGTCATGACTCATGCGAGGCTCCTTAATTTTGCCCATGGTCCTTCAGTTGCATTCTGAAATCTCCATTTTTGCTATGTCCTTTATagtttatattattaatttattctTTTCTTGTTTCACATTTAACCTTCAGTTTTACTAATAATCCTCCTACCATCTTTATTGGGTTGAATTTACACTTTTTTGAGGTGTATTTTTAGTAGCTTCATCAACTTCATATGCTTCATCTCATTACACTTATGCTCATTGCCTTTTCTCTTACTTTTTGCTTTTTGCAGATCTCAAGGTCAGCCAATCTATTCCCTCTCTTCTTTTAACAGGTTTTGCTGATTCAAATGCTTGATTGCAAGTTGGAACAAAGAGGAACATCTTGCTAGTGCAAAGCCAAGTTTTCCTCGGATATGCTTTTGATAGCAATACTATACTTGCataattattttcaattatttcTTTTTGCTTGCTTTTTAATAACAGCTTGATTGATTTATgggctataatttttaatttgtgcTGATGAAAGTATTTGGATCCAGCAATTCACTTCCTACTAACAACAATCTATCATGAGGTTGTTGGCCTACGAATGGTTTGTTGCGTTGTTGTCATAGCTTGTTGCCTGGTACCTAGGTTACTACTGGAGTGATACATAGGTTCCCGAATGCATAGTCAAGCCTCTCTAGGACCATCATGTATACTGGCTTAAACACAAACACGTAAAATGCTATATATAAATGTCTATGTATGATTGCATATGTATGTCTAAACAAGGTTTGCCTAATTGGTATCGAGGCTCATACCAGCCAGTGATTGGTTCGGTATGATACCACCAAAGTGCACCGAAGGCGAAAGATTGGGAGAAGAGGAGAGACCTTAGCCCTAACCCTAGAAGGAGGAGAATtggggtagagagagagagagaagacaatggggagaaaaaggaagagcgagagggggaagagggagggagggagaggggcaTACCAAGGAAGAGGTGCCAGCATCAGCGCTGGTGAAGGGTGACAACATTCACCGCGGCGGGGGGTTTGGGGTGTGGGAAAGAGAAGCTTCAGTAGGCTGCTTGTCCACTCGCTtgctttatatattaaaaaaatgattGAATTGAAGGGCCAAACCATGCTGGTTCCCAACCTGTCGGTTTGATATGCCTCAAATTGCTTGGACCTTGTAGAAATAGGTAAAATATGTGAATGCATGTGGCATATAAGAACATCCAcacttatgcatgcatatataggaATATGtctctaagcatgtataaatatataaacatacatatatgtatcatATATGAATATTAATGTGATTTTATCTAACAAATTACAGGTATATGCTAACAAGGAGTGACATACTTCAGTTTCGACCTCAAAAAAAATCtacagtatcaaaaaaaaaaagttgtctTAAGTTTAGATGTTTAGCACATAATGAAAACAATGACTTCTTTTATATTTATCTGAATTTAGTATTACTATTAGCAAACTTTAGTATATCCTGAAAGCATTCTAATTTTTTTGTTCATGGTGTGTACTATTATAAAGCATGCTGAAATGCTAACTTATTTTAGTTGAAACTTGAATCAATGAATTATTGGGCATGTTTGGACTAAGTCTGTGCCTTGGTGATTTCCTAGGAAACTTCCTGGGTGACATGCAGTCTATTGCCTGGAGTCACCTAGGCTGTTTGACAAGATTCAAATCATGCCTTTAGGTAACACTTTTACTGGATGATGTGTTAACCTGACATAAGTTTTTTAGACTGGAGTTTATAATAAGTGCTTACTCATGTTCCTTAAAATTCGGCTCTCCATCATCTGTTTGGATGTTGGCA
Protein-coding regions in this window:
- the LOC105047123 gene encoding uncharacterized protein: MSSAPKKLHEEGGHSTPLKRPLEDTSIYSSPGKLVQPVGNDFYLPIERGQDGRFSKVPRIEPRDIDKRSHLLHRMPSASNGSLDHPVTSENKLEFENSKDAREGKIENWETKAEVRDLYTDTRMDLQDSKAENASTIESRGDEKELKSDRGSHIEYKGDIKFNKDNYTSTSSHLNWKDNKENQKDKRYFESPNDGLDSWHVARSELQCTDEAAKDVTAREERHAMETHEAVEEDKTDLKGEEKFRDKDRKRKDDKHRDYGERDKDRNDRRNSLQHGGASIECIEVLREERDMESWERERKGTQKDMERNDREKDIMERNENANAKEDLHCEKEFVDGSIKVSEPENTTIESKRLKVDSWKSYDRDFKERQRERDADAVDSHEQHDRCYDKESDDGCAEGEGATEKDKDVFGGVQQRRKMLRSMGTPQAPHLEPRFRSRARDERSQGKPEVSAVVYKAGECMQELRKSWKEFQASQHTKRDESLQNGPTLEIRIPAEYVTSTNHQVKGAQLWGTDTYTNDSDLVAVLMHTGYCCPTSSPPPPTIQELWATVRILPPQDGYTSTLRNNVRSRAWGAGIGCSFRVERCCVVKKGGGTIDLEPHLTHTSAVEPTLAPISVERTMTTRAAASNALRQQRFVREVTIQYNLCNEPWLKYSISVVADKGLKKPLYTSARLKKGEVLYLETHFSRYELCFNGEKAVCNGTMSTSSQAPQSEHKKPRIHSYHVQNGDRNSTDRENVIDVFRWSRCKRIYPEKTMRSIGIPLPMEHVEVLEENVDWEDVRWSQTGVWVAGKEYAVARVHFLSPN